In Rhodohalobacter sp. 614A, the sequence TCGTGCTGTCTTTCATCGAGGCTATCTTGTTGAGAAATGCAACCATATTGGGCCGGTTGATTGCGATACTGGTTTTCTCCCGGCCCTTTGCTCCTTCAACAAAGACGTGTGATGCCCCAGAATTGATTTCGATGTCAGTTATATCCGGTCTTTCCAACAGATCATAAACGTCCCCAAGAAAGTATTTGAGTGAGTCGATATGTGCTTTATCTCCGGTTACCATATAAAAAGTGGTGTTAGAGTCCCTGTAATTTTTGAAATCTCCACAAATCCGTAATATCTGGAATCGTAGGAGTTGTCTGTATCTCCAAGCAAAAAGACGGTTCCATCGGGAACTACACCATTATATAAAAACCGCTGCATCGGCCTCCCTTTTGAGTCAGTACGTGGGGCTTTTCCGGACACTGGTATTCCCGAAAGGGTGGTTTGCTTTGGACCTACACGGATATTCTCTCCCCCAACTGCAGCAACTCTCTTGCCTATCATATGCCCTTCCCGGATATACTTTCGTTCCGCTGCCTTTTTATTGATCTCTTCATCATAAAACAACACAAGATCTCCCTTGCCGACTTCCTTCCCACTGGTTTGGGTAATAAAATAAATACCTATTGGAAGTGACTCACTGGTATTGATCGCCACCCGCGGACCGGAGAGCCAAAGAACCAGCAAAAATGTGGCGCCACCGATGATGAAAGCGTTCTCCTTGAGGATTCTCATTGTCCTGCACTCTTGGGATTCAAAACAAATTGTAATGCAATTTAGGGTATTAATAATTGCATAAATGCATTACGGTAGTAATGAATATATTTTCTTTTTTAAAGTCAATTAAAAATTAGAAAATTTTAATCCAATAGCTTTTTGGTGGTTTTTTTCTCCTGATAAACTCTTTCTTTACTCCCTCCTATAAATAGAAAAGGCCGGCAAAAACCGGCCTCTCGCCAGAAAAGATTGTGACATCTTCCCCGCCTGGTAGCCCCGGGTGATGTTGCGCTTCCGCATTGCATCGTCTCGGGCTACATTATCTAAGATAGAATTCTTTAAAAAAAATGCAAGCCCGTAAAACGTGTAATGCTATTCCGCAATATAATTTTGGAATCGTCCTGGTAAATCAATTGTGACTTTTATAATTTTTTCCGTAACCGGATCTCGTTCAAACCCCTCGTTTTCTACATACTCCCAGAGTGCATTTTCAATAATAGCTACTTTCGTCATTCCTTGTCGGTCTGCACCTTCGTCAATAATGTCGTTCAATTTTTTATCAATACGGGCGGAGATATTCACTTTGTAATTTGATATATAATCCATAATTTTTTTTGGTTCCTCTACCCTATTCTGAACCGGATCAAAGTCCTGGTTGGACCCATTGCCGTTTGGTTCATCATCTCCCCAAAACGCACGTTCGATAATATCATTTTTGGATACACGATCAATTTTACAAATGATGTCAAGGATATAGTTTAATTTTGGATCAATCCTTACCGTGACGGAAACTTTTTCGGATTCTGGTACCGTGGGTTGATTTTTATTCATTATCTGGTGAGCCCTTGGCTTCTATTATTTTCTGCTTCACGTAGTAACATTTTTGAACACGATTCAACACTTTTTAATGCTATTGCCGATGAGGGTATCCCGATTGATTTCATCAGTTGTTTAGAAACCGATGGACCCTTCCCGTTCGAAAGACGTTGCAAAGACCGATGAAACGATATGACAGCCTGAACAACCCGAACCCCCCTTTGAACTTCCCTATTCAGTTTCAAAAGGTCACGCCCTTCTTCGGTTTGAGCAAGTAATCGAGCTGCTGCTTTTCCACTCTGCCGTTTTACTGTCGAAATTTGGCTGATAGTATCCAAAAATGTACTTCGC encodes:
- the traF gene encoding conjugative transfer signal peptidase TraF; the encoded protein is MRILKENAFIIGGATFLLVLWLSGPRVAINTSESLPIGIYFITQTSGKEVGKGDLVLFYDEEINKKAAERKYIREGHMIGKRVAAVGGENIRVGPKQTTLSGIPVSGKAPRTDSKGRPMQRFLYNGVVPDGTVFLLGDTDNSYDSRYYGFVEISKITGTLTPLFIW
- a CDS encoding ribbon-helix-helix domain-containing protein, with amino-acid sequence MNKNQPTVPESEKVSVTVRIDPKLNYILDIICKIDRVSKNDIIERAFWGDDEPNGNGSNQDFDPVQNRVEEPKKIMDYISNYKVNISARIDKKLNDIIDEGADRQGMTKVAIIENALWEYVENEGFERDPVTEKIIKVTIDLPGRFQNYIAE